The genomic region AGCGGCAGCGCGTGGAGCCGCGAGCCGGGAGGTGCCTGGCCGGCCGCGCGCTCGGCGAAGGCGAACATCTCCTCGTGCGAGCCGTACCACTTGTCGCAGAGGTACTGGAGCGCCTGGATGTGGCAGCCCTCGTGGTGCGGGTCGCGCGCGTTCGCCTCGGCCAGATAGGTGTCGAAGACGTCCCGGGGGGCCTGGATGCCCCGGGCCTGGGTCAGTGCGACGCGCCACGGGACGGGGTCGTCGGGGTTGAGCTCGGCGGCGGTGGAGATCACCGGCACCGAGTCCCGCAGCACCGCGTGGAACGCCCGGAACTGGTCGGCCTCGATGTGCTTGGCCCGGGCCCCCGTCCGGATCTGCCAGGCCTGGCAGATGTACTGGTCGGCCTTGACCAGTACGGCGTCGGGGTCCTCCGGGGACTCGTCCAGCCAGCTGTCCAGCCAGCCGGGGTGGTGCAGCGAGGCCCGTGCGAGGCGGGTGACACAGGTGTCCCTGCGCTCCCACTGGGCGTGCTCGCGGGTGAGGGCGAGCAGTTCGGCGGCCGGGGCGTGGTCACCCGCCGCGGCGGCGGCGAGGGCCACCCGCAGCGAGGGGTCCGGGGCGTCGAGGACCACGGCCTCGTCCGGGGGCAGACCGGCGCCGATCGCGTCGCTGTGGCGCAGGACGCGCGGGAGGGTGAAGAGGGTGGTCAGACGCACGGCTGCGGGTCCTCGGTCGAGAGGAGGGACGGGGGCTGGTGCGTGGGGGGAGGAAGCACAGCACGGGCGGTCAGACGACGGGGGCCCCTGCGGCCGCCGAGGCCTGGACCTCGCCGCGGTGACGGATCTGCCGGAAGGTGAAGTCGGTCAGGTCGTCACCCACCTTGTACGCGTCCTTGGAGGACGTCGTGACGTTCTTCCCGCTGGTGTAGCCGCCGATCGTGAAGTAGGCGTACCGGCCGTAGGAGTTGGAGGTGCGCCGGCACACGGATCCGCCGCGGCAGAAGGTGGGCACCCCCGAACCGCTGAGCGAGGCGATCCCGCCGGACGCCTGCTGGGCCGCCTTCCTGGCCTCCGCCTCGGTGCCGAAGACGGCGAGTGCGACGGTGACCGCCACGCCGCCCTTGCTGTACGTCGCCCGGATGACCTGGTCGCAGCCGTTGTTCTCGAGGATCGAGCCGAGCGCGCCCTGGGTCGTCGCGGCGCAGTTCGCCGTACGGGCCGTGGCGCCCTTGGCGTAGACGCGGTCGCCCATGGTCAGCTTCCGGCCGGGGAAGAAGGCGTTGACGTCGACCGGGGCCTTGTCCTTCTTCTCGTCGGCTATGTAGTCCTTCGGGTCCGGCGGGGGCGGCGGCGCCACTGAGGAGAAGGAGGGCTGCGGCGCGGAGGTCTCCGAGGGCAGGTCGGCGGGGGCCGGCAGCTCGCTCGCGTTCTTGTCCGACCCGGAGGCGCCGCCTCCGTCGGTCGTGATGACTGCCGTGGCCACGATCGCGGCCACCGCGGCGGTGGCCAGCGCGCCGCCGCCGATCATCAGCCACTTCTTGCGCCTGCCGCGTGCCGCGGACGCCTCCGCCAGCGCCGCCCAGTCCGGAGTCCGGCTCTCTCCCGGCCCCCAGGAGGGCCCCCCTTGCCCAAAGCTCATGCGGCGAATCCTAGACCGACCGTAATCCGGTTGGGTCAACGGTTCGCATGCCGTGACAATGCTGTGCATGGGACATCTTGAAGCGGGCCACCTGGAGTACTACCTACCGGACGGACGGGTGCTGCTCGGCGACGCTTCGTTCCGGGTGGCCGACGGTGCCGTCGTCGCCCTCGTCGGCGCGAACGGGGCGGGCAAGACGACGCTGCTGAAACTGCTCGCCGGGGAGCTCCAGCCGCACGGCGGCTCGGTCTCGGTGAGCGGCGGGCTGGGCGTGATGGCCCAGTTCGTGGGCTCCGTACGGGACGAGCGGACCGTGCGCGACCTGCTGGTGTCCGTGGCCCAGCCCCGCATCAGGGAGGCCGCGAAGGCGGTCGACGCGGCCGAGGAGCGCATCCTCGCCGTGGACGACGAGGCCGCGCAGATGGCGTACGCGCAGGCGCTCAGCGACTGGGCGGAGGCGCGGGGGTACGAGGCCGAGACGCTGTGGGACATGTGCACGACGGCCGCGCTCGGCGTCCCGTACGAGAAGGCGCAGTGGCGCGAGGTGCGCACGCTCAGCGGGGGTGAGCAGAAGCGTCTGGTCCTGGAGGCGCTGCTGAGGGGTCCGGACGAGGTGCTGCTCCTGGACGAGCCGGACAACTATCTGGACGTGCCCGGCAAGCGGTGGCTGGAGGAGAAGCTCAAGGAGACCCGTAAGACGGTGCTCTTCGTCTCCCACGACCGGGAGCTGCTCTCCCGGGCCGCCGAGAAGATCGTCAGCGTGGAACCCAGCCCGGCCGGCTCGGACGTCTGGGTGCACGGCGGTGGATTCGGCACGTACCACCAGGCACGCAAGGAGCGGTTCGCGCGCTTCGAGGAGCTCCTGCGGCGCTGGGAGGAGGAGCACGCCCGGCTGAAGGCGCTCGTCCTGCGGATGCGGCAGCAGGCGGCGAACAGCCCCGACATGGCGAACCGCTACCACGCGATGCAGACCCGCTTCAAGAAGTTCGAGGAGGCGGGCCCGCCGCCGGAGCCGCCCCGCGAGCAGGACATCAGGATGCGGCTGCGCGGCGGGCGGACAGGGGTGCGGGCGGTGACGTGCGTCAACCTGGAGCTGACCGGTCTGATGAAGCCGTTCGACCTGGAGATCTACTACGGGGAGCGGGTCGCGGTCCTCGGCTCCAACGGGTCGGGGAAGTCGCACTTCCTGCGGCTGCTGGCGGGGGAGCCGGTCGCGCACACGGGTGAGTGGAAGCTCGGGGCCCGGGTCGTGCCCGGCCACTTCGCGCAGACGCACGCCCATCCGGAGCTGCTGGGCAAGACGCTCGTCGAGATCCTGTGGACGGAGCACGCCAAGGACCGCGGCGGCGCGATGTCGGTGCTGCGGCGCTACGAGCTGGAGCGCCAGGGCGACCAGGCCTTCGAGAGGCTGTCCGGCGGTCAGCAGGCACGGTTCCAGATCCTGCTCCTGGAGCTGGCCGGCACGACCGCGCTGCTGCTGGACGAGCCGACGGACAACCTGGACCTGGAATCGGCCGAGGCCCTGCAGGACGGGCTGGAGGTGTACGACGGGACGGTCATGGCCGTCACGCACGACCGCTGGTTCGCGAAATCCTTCGACCGCTATCTGGTCTTCGGCTCGGACGGGGTGGTGCGCGAGTCCGCCGAGCCCGTCTGGGACGAGCGCAGGGTCGAGCGGGAGCGGTAGGGACGGTGCGTTTTGACCCGTCCGGGGCGGGACGGGTACTGTCGGTGGTTGTTATACGTATGGGCTTCGGCGTTCTCACGCGGAGAGGCCCTGCGTAGGTTCTCTGGAGCAGTTACCAGTGGCTCGCATACGGGCGGTGTTCCCGGCACTGTGAGCCCCAGCTGCATGATCGCTTCAGGGGTGCCATGTGTCTGGACCTCATCCACTGAAGAAGCGAAGGCTACGAAGTGCGTACGTACAGCCCCAAGCCCGGCGATGTCACTCGCCAGTGGCACATCATCGACGCTGAGGACATCGTCCTCGGCCGTCTGGCCACCACGGCCGCGAACCTCCTCCGAGGCAAGCACAAGGCGATCTACGCCCCCCACATGGACATGGGCGACTTCGTCATCATCATCAACGCCGAGAAGGTTCACCTCTCCGGCAACAAGAAGACCCAGAAGATGGCGTACCGCCACTCGGGCTTCCCGGGCGGTCTCCGCTCCGTGCGTTACGACGAGCTCCTCGCGAAGAACCCCGAGAAGGCCGTCGAGAAGGCCATCAAGGGCATGATCCCCAAGAACACCCTGGGTCGCCAGATGATCTCGAAGCTCAAGGTCTACGCGGGCGACCAGCACCCGCACGCTGCGCAGCAGCCGGTCCCGTTCGAGATCACCCAGGTCGCGCAGTAGTTCCGGCCTCCCCCCTAAGACGTAAAGAAAGATCTGAGGAGCATCGTGGCCGAGACCACTGTTGAGACGCCCGTCGAGGGCACCGAGGGCGAAGAGACCTTCGCCGAGGTGACCACCTTCGAGTCGGAGGTCCCCGTCGAGGGTGAGTACACCTCCGAGTCGCTCGCGGGCCGCTTCGGCGACCCGCAGCCCGCGGCCGGCCTTGGCCGTCGCAAGAACGCCATCGCCCGCGTCCGGATCGTCCCGGGCACCGGCAAGTGGAAGATCAACGGTCGCACCCTTGAGGACTACTTCCCCAACAAGGTGCACCAGCAGGAAGTCAACGAGCCCTTCAAGGTGCTCGAGCTCGACGGCCGCTACGACGTCATCGCCCGCATCTCGGGTGGCGGCGTCTCCGGTCAGGCCGGCGCCCTGCGCCTCGGCGTGGCCCGCGCGCTGAACGAGGCGGACGTGGACAACAACCGCGCCACGCTGAAGAAGGCCGGCTTCCTCTCCCGCGACGACCGTGCGGTCGAGCGCAAGAAGGCCGGTCTCAAGAAGGCCCGTAAGGCCCCGCAGTACAGCAAGCGCTAAATATCGCCTGCTCGTCTGCTTCACACGCTCGCCCCGGCGGCACACCTCGTGCTGCTGGGGCGTTCGTTTATCAACCCGTGCGGGCGTATAACGGCATAAGACGTTTGCACATTCATAGGGTCGGCGGCCTCAGGCGCACCCTTCTTTGTTGTGCCTTGCCTCGCTTCGCCCTGTTTTGATTACTTTGGTTTTGCGGTTTCGGAGCACCTTCGGAGGACACCAGTGGGACGACTCTTCGGCACGGACGGCGTGCGCGGCGTCGCCAACGCGGACCTGACAGCCGAGCTCGCGCTCGGCCTCTCGGTCGCGGCGGCGCACGTACTGGCCGAAGCGGGCACCTTCGAGGGGCATCGGGCCACCGCGCTGGTGGGCCGCGACCCCCGTGCGTCCGGAGAGTTCCTGGAGGCCGCCGTCGTGGCGGGCCTGGCCAGCGCCGGCGTGGACGTGCTGCGTGTGGGGGTTCTGCCCACCCCCGCCGTGGCGTACCTCACCGGGGCGCTGGGCGCGGACATCGGTGTCATGCTCTCGGCCAGCCACAACGCGATGCCGGACAACGGCATCAAGTTCTTCGCGCGCGGCGGGCACAAGCTCGCCGACGAGCTGGAGGACCGCATCGAGACGGTCTACGAGCAGCACCGCACCGGTGAGCCGTGGAGCCGTCCGACCGGCGCCGGCGTGGGCCGCGTCACCGACTACACGGAGGGCTTCGACCGTTACGTCGCCCACCTCATCGGCGTCCTCCCGAACCGGCTCGACGGGCTGAAGGTCGTCCTCGACGAGGCGCACGGCGCCGCCGCCCGCGTCTCGCCCGAGGCGTTCGCCCGGGCCGGGGCCGAGGTCGTCACCATCGGCGCCGAGCCGGACGGCCTGAACATCAACGACGGCTGCGGCTCCACCCACCTGGAGCTGCTGCGGGCCGCCGTCGTCGAGCACGGCGCGGACCTCGGCATCGCGCACGACGGTGACGCGGACCGCTGCCTGGCCGTGGACGCGAGCGGCGCGGAGGTCGACGGCGACCAGATCCTGGCGGTGCTCGCCCTCGCCATGCGCGACGCCGGGCAGCTGCGCAAGGACACCGTCGTCGGGACGGTCATGTCCAACCTGGGCTTCAAGATGGCGATGGAGCGGGAGGGCATCCAGCTCGTCCAGACCGCCGTCGGCGACCGCTACGTCCTGGAGTCGATGAAGGCCGAGGGCTTCGCGCTGGGCGGCGAGCAGTCCGGCCACGTCATCGTCCTGGACCACGCCACGACGGGTGACGGCACGCTGACCGGGCTGATGCTCGCGGCCCGGGTCGCCGCCACCGGACGTACGCTCGCCGACCTGGCGGGTGTGATGCAGCGCCTCCCGCAGATCCTCATCAACGTGCCGGACGTCGACAAGTCCCGCGTGGACACCTCGCCGGAGGTGGCCGCCGCGGTGTCCCAGGCGGAGCACGCGCTGGGTGACACCGGCCGCGTACTCCTGCGCAAGTCGGGCACCGAACCGCTCGTACGGGTCATGGTCGAGGCCGCCGACCTCGAACAGGC from Streptomyces sp. QL37 harbors:
- a CDS encoding ATP-binding cassette domain-containing protein encodes the protein MGHLEAGHLEYYLPDGRVLLGDASFRVADGAVVALVGANGAGKTTLLKLLAGELQPHGGSVSVSGGLGVMAQFVGSVRDERTVRDLLVSVAQPRIREAAKAVDAAEERILAVDDEAAQMAYAQALSDWAEARGYEAETLWDMCTTAALGVPYEKAQWREVRTLSGGEQKRLVLEALLRGPDEVLLLDEPDNYLDVPGKRWLEEKLKETRKTVLFVSHDRELLSRAAEKIVSVEPSPAGSDVWVHGGGFGTYHQARKERFARFEELLRRWEEEHARLKALVLRMRQQAANSPDMANRYHAMQTRFKKFEEAGPPPEPPREQDIRMRLRGGRTGVRAVTCVNLELTGLMKPFDLEIYYGERVAVLGSNGSGKSHFLRLLAGEPVAHTGEWKLGARVVPGHFAQTHAHPELLGKTLVEILWTEHAKDRGGAMSVLRRYELERQGDQAFERLSGGQQARFQILLLELAGTTALLLDEPTDNLDLESAEALQDGLEVYDGTVMAVTHDRWFAKSFDRYLVFGSDGVVRESAEPVWDERRVERER
- the rplM gene encoding 50S ribosomal protein L13, with amino-acid sequence MRTYSPKPGDVTRQWHIIDAEDIVLGRLATTAANLLRGKHKAIYAPHMDMGDFVIIINAEKVHLSGNKKTQKMAYRHSGFPGGLRSVRYDELLAKNPEKAVEKAIKGMIPKNTLGRQMISKLKVYAGDQHPHAAQQPVPFEITQVAQ
- the rpsI gene encoding 30S ribosomal protein S9, which produces MAETTVETPVEGTEGEETFAEVTTFESEVPVEGEYTSESLAGRFGDPQPAAGLGRRKNAIARVRIVPGTGKWKINGRTLEDYFPNKVHQQEVNEPFKVLELDGRYDVIARISGGGVSGQAGALRLGVARALNEADVDNNRATLKKAGFLSRDDRAVERKKAGLKKARKAPQYSKR
- the glmM gene encoding phosphoglucosamine mutase — translated: MGRLFGTDGVRGVANADLTAELALGLSVAAAHVLAEAGTFEGHRATALVGRDPRASGEFLEAAVVAGLASAGVDVLRVGVLPTPAVAYLTGALGADIGVMLSASHNAMPDNGIKFFARGGHKLADELEDRIETVYEQHRTGEPWSRPTGAGVGRVTDYTEGFDRYVAHLIGVLPNRLDGLKVVLDEAHGAAARVSPEAFARAGAEVVTIGAEPDGLNINDGCGSTHLELLRAAVVEHGADLGIAHDGDADRCLAVDASGAEVDGDQILAVLALAMRDAGQLRKDTVVGTVMSNLGFKMAMEREGIQLVQTAVGDRYVLESMKAEGFALGGEQSGHVIVLDHATTGDGTLTGLMLAARVAATGRTLADLAGVMQRLPQILINVPDVDKSRVDTSPEVAAAVSQAEHALGDTGRVLLRKSGTEPLVRVMVEAADLEQARAVAGQLADVVKSALG